A single Saccopteryx bilineata isolate mSacBil1 chromosome 9, mSacBil1_pri_phased_curated, whole genome shotgun sequence DNA region contains:
- the FXYD3 gene encoding FXYD domain-containing ion transport regulator 3, with product MQQVALSLLVLLAGLPVLSANDPEDKDSPFYYDWHSLRVGGLVCAGILCAMGIIVLMSGKCKCKFKQKPSHRPGDNPPLVTPGSAHNC from the exons ATGCAACAAGTGGCCCTGAGCCTGCTCGTTCTGCTGGCAG gCCTGCCCGTCCTGAGCGCCAATGACCCAGAAG atAAAGACAGTCCTTTTTACTATG ACTGGCACAGCCTCCGGGTCGGTGGGCTCGTCTGCGCAGGGATTCTGTGCGCCATGGGCATCATCGTCCTCATGA GTGGGAAATGCAAATGCAAGTTCAAACAGAAGCCCAG CCACCGACCAGGGGACAACCCACCTCTTGTCACTCCAG GTTCTGCCCATAACTGCTGA
- the LGI4 gene encoding leucine-rich repeat LGI family member 4 has protein sequence MGGAGILLLLLLLAPRAGVAWRPPKGKCPLSCSCSKDSALCEGSLDLPESFSPTLLSLSLVRTGVTQLRAGSFLRMPSLHLLLFTFNSFSVIEDDAFVGLSHLQYLFIEDNEIGSISKNALRGLRSLTHLSLANNHLETLPRYLFRGLETLTHVDLRGNPFQCDCRVLWLLQWMPSVNASVGTGACAGPTTLAHVQLRHLDPKTFKCRAIELSWFQTIGESALGVEPFSYQGEPHVVLAQPFAGRCLILAWDYGLQRFQPEEELSAPSVVSCKPLVLGLRLFVLVARLWGGSQLWARPSPGLRLAPTQALAPKRLLRPNDAELLWLDGQPCFVVADASKAGSTTLLCRDGPGFYPRQSLHAWHRDTDAEVLELDGRPHLLLASASQRPVLFHWFEGHFERRTDIPEAEDVYATRHFQASGDVFLCLTRYIGDSMVMRWDGSMFRLLQQLPSRGAHVFQPLLVARDQLAILGSDFAFSQVFRLEPDTGLLEPLQELGPPALVAPRAFAHIAMAGKRFLFAACFKGPTQIYQLHELDLSA, from the exons ATGGGAGGGGCAGGcattttgctgctgctgctgctgctggctccaaGGGCAGGTGTGGCCTGGAGACCCCCAAAAGGAAAATGTCCTCTGAGCTGCTCCTGCTCCAAAGACAGTGCCCTGTGTGAAGGCTCCCTGGACCTGCCTGAGAGCTTCTCCCCAACCCTGCTATCACT CTCACTCGTTAGGACTGGAGTTACCCAGCTGAGAGCCGGCAGCTTCCTAAGGATGCCATCACTGCACCTGCT CCTCTTCACATTCAACTCGTTCTCCGTGATTGAAGATGATGCGTTTGTGGGCCTGTCTCATCTGCAGTACCT CTTCATCGAGGACAATGAGATTGGCTCCATATCTAAGAATGCCCTCAGAGGACTTCGCTCACTAACACACCT AAGCCTGGCCAATAACCATCTTGAGACCCTCCCCAGATACCTGTTCCGAGGTCTGGAGACCCTGACTCATGT GGACCTCCGCGGAAACCCGTTCCAGTGTGACTGCCGTGTCCTCTGGCTGCTGCAGTGGATGCCCAGCGTGAATGCCAGCGTGGGGACTGGGGCCTGTGCCGGTCCCACCACCCTGGCCCACGTGCAGCTCCGCCACCTCGACCCCAAGACGTTCAAGTGCAGAGCCATAG AGCTTTCCTGGTTCCAGACCATTGGGGAGTCGGCATTGGGTGTGGAGCCTTTCTCCTACCAGGGGGAACCCCACGTTGTCTTGGCACAGCCCTTTGCAGGCCGCTGCCTGATCCTCGCCTGGGACTATGGCCTGCAGCGCTTCCAGCCAGAGGAAGAACTGTCAG CACCCTCGGTGGTATCCTGCAAGCCACTGGTGCTGGGCCTGCGCCTCTTTGTTCTGGTGGCCCGCCTGTGGGGAGGCTCGCAGCTGTGGGCCAGGCCCAGCCCGGGCCTGCGCCTGGCTCCCACTCAGGCCCTGGCCCCAAAGAGGCTGCTGCGGCCCAATGATGCCGAGCTCCTGTGGCTAGATGGGCAGCCCTGCTTCGTGGTGGCTGATGCCTCCAAGGCGGGGAGCACCACGTTGCTGTGCCGCGACGGGCCTGGCTTTTACCCGCGCCAGAGCCTCCATGCCTGGCACCGGGACACGGACGCTGAGGTCCTTGAGCTTGATGGCCGGCCCCATCTGCTGCTGGCCTCAGCCTCACAGCGACCCGTGCTCTTCCACTGGTTTGAAGGCCACTTCGAGAGGCGCACAGACATTCCTGAGGCTGAAGACGTCTATGCTACACGCCACTTCCAGGCCAGTGGGGACGTGTTCCTGTGCCTGACACGCTATATCGGAGACTCTATG GTCATGCGGTGGGATGGCTCCATGTTTCGCCTGCTGCAGCAACTTCCCTCACGTGGTGCCCATGTCTTCCAGCCTCTGCTCGTTGCCAGGGACCAGCTGGCTATCCTGGGCAGTGACTTCGCCTTCAGCCAGGTCTTCCGCCTTGAGCCTGACACAGGGCTTCTGGAACCATTACAGGAGCTGGGGCCCCCAGCCTTGGTGGCCCCCCGGGCCTTTGCCCACATCGCCATGGCTGGCAAACGCTTCCTCTTTGCTGCTTGCTTCAAGGGCCCCACACAAATCTACCAGCTTCATGAGTTAGACCTCAGTGCCTGA
- the FXYD1 gene encoding phospholemman, with protein MASLDHILVLCVSLLAMANAEAPQEHDPFTYDYQSLRIAGLTVAGILFTLGILIILSRKCRCKFNQQQRTGEPDEEEGTFRSSIRRLSSRRR; from the exons ATGGCATCTCTTGACCACATCTTGGTTCTTTGTGTGAGTCTCCTTGCCATGGCTAATGCAG aaGCTCCACAGGAACACGACCCATTCACCTATG ACTATCAATCCCTCCGGATCGCTGGCCTCACCGTCGCCGGGATCCTCTTCACTCTGGGAATTCTCATCATCCTCA GCAGAAAGTGCCGGTGCAAATTCAACCAGCAGCAGAG GACTGGGGAACCTGATGAAGAGGAGGGAACTTTCCGCAGCTCTATCCGCC GTCTGTCCAGCCGGAGGCGGTAG
- the FXYD7 gene encoding FXYD domain-containing ion transport regulator 7 isoform X1, which translates to MATPTQAPTKVPQEPDPFYYDYDTVQTVGMTLATILFLLGILIIISKKVKCRKADSRSESPTCKSCKSELPSSAPGGGGV; encoded by the exons ATGGCGACCCCAACCCAGGCCCCCACAAAGG TTCCGCAGGAACCTGACCCATTTTACTATG ACTATGACACTGTGCAGACTGTGGGCATGACTCTGGCTACCATTTTGTTCCTGCTGGGCATCCTCATTATCATCA GCAAGAAGGTGAAGTGCAGGAAGGCGGACTCCAGGTCTGAGAG CCCAACATGCAAGTCCTGTAAGTCAGAGCTTCCTTCCTCAG CCCCTGGAGGTGGCGGCGTGTAA
- the FXYD7 gene encoding FXYD domain-containing ion transport regulator 7 isoform X2 has product MATPTQAPTKVPQEPDPFYYDYDTVQTVGMTLATILFLLGILIIISKKVKCRKADSSPTCKSCKSELPSSAPGGGGV; this is encoded by the exons ATGGCGACCCCAACCCAGGCCCCCACAAAGG TTCCGCAGGAACCTGACCCATTTTACTATG ACTATGACACTGTGCAGACTGTGGGCATGACTCTGGCTACCATTTTGTTCCTGCTGGGCATCCTCATTATCATCA GCAAGAAGGTGAAGTGCAGGAAGGCGGACTCCAG CCCAACATGCAAGTCCTGTAAGTCAGAGCTTCCTTCCTCAG CCCCTGGAGGTGGCGGCGTGTAA